In Actinomadura citrea, a single window of DNA contains:
- a CDS encoding ABC transporter permease, whose protein sequence is MSRLMRWETAVTALLVVVFASGAGFSPDFANNDNLSFALDDLSEIALIALPMTLLVVCGQVDLSVASVLGLCSALTGKLWDGGMAIEAIIPLVLVVGVVCGLVNGLLVTRLGLPSLAVTIGTMTLYRGLAYVTLGTGAISEFPTAYTDLATSSIPGTPIPYPVALFAVLAAVTGVVLHATGVGRSLFAIGAQEDAAYFAGIRVKRLKLILFAVSGLVAGFAGIVFTLRYGSARADNGLGLELTVIAAVLLGGVDFDGGKGTLGGVIAAVLLIGLLRNLLMLNDVSTEVQSIVTGLLLIISVLTPRLIAVAREARGRRRGARPAVPAAAP, encoded by the coding sequence ATGAGCCGCCTGATGCGGTGGGAGACCGCCGTCACCGCGCTGCTGGTCGTGGTCTTCGCGAGCGGCGCCGGGTTCTCGCCGGACTTCGCGAACAACGACAACCTGTCGTTCGCGCTGGACGACCTCAGCGAGATCGCGCTGATCGCGCTGCCGATGACGCTGCTGGTCGTGTGCGGGCAGGTGGACCTGTCGGTCGCCTCGGTACTCGGGCTGTGCAGCGCCCTCACCGGCAAGCTGTGGGACGGCGGCATGGCCATCGAGGCGATCATCCCGCTGGTGCTGGTCGTCGGCGTCGTGTGCGGGCTCGTGAACGGCCTGCTGGTGACCAGGCTCGGGCTGCCGTCCCTCGCCGTGACGATCGGCACGATGACCCTCTACCGGGGCCTGGCGTACGTGACGCTCGGCACCGGGGCGATCTCGGAGTTCCCCACCGCCTACACCGACCTCGCGACCTCCTCCATCCCCGGCACCCCGATCCCGTACCCGGTCGCGCTGTTCGCCGTGCTCGCCGCCGTCACCGGCGTCGTCCTGCACGCCACCGGCGTCGGGCGGTCGCTGTTCGCGATCGGCGCGCAGGAGGACGCCGCCTACTTCGCCGGCATCCGGGTCAAGCGCCTGAAGCTGATCCTGTTCGCGGTGTCCGGCCTCGTCGCCGGGTTCGCCGGCATCGTCTTCACGCTCCGCTACGGCAGTGCCCGCGCCGACAACGGTCTCGGCCTGGAGCTCACCGTCATCGCGGCGGTGCTGCTCGGCGGCGTCGACTTCGACGGCGGCAAGGGCACCCTCGGCGGCGTCATCGCGGCCGTGCTGCTCATCGGCCTGCTCCGCAACCTGCTGATGCTCAACGACGTCTCCACCGAGGTCCAGTCGATCGTCACGGGCCTGCTGCTCATCATCAGCGTCCTCACGCCGCGGCTGATCGCCGTGGCGCGCGAGGCCCGAGGCCGGCGGCGGGGCGCGAGACCCGCGGTCCCCGCCGCCGCACCCTGA
- a CDS encoding ABC transporter permease, which translates to MTVLTQSPARPESGGPPGGGRRLVDMVLRARELSILGALVVLVVGTTIANPRFMSGQGMKDIFLNASILVLLAVGQSMVVVTRNIDLSVGSVVGLVAFSAGRFASGGDRNVVLVVLVGVGIGLVCGLVNGLLVSFCRVPALVVTLGTLYVIQGLDYRIAHGDQIGAADLPSSLLSLGNDGILGVPYLPIITVVVMLAVGYYLRSYSSGREYYAIGSSPEAAMLAGVPIRRRVLTAYLVSGALAGLAGVLWLARFGTVVADAANGWELKVVSAVVVGGVAITGGVGTVYGAALGALLLTTIGSVLVVLKVNSFWQDAITGVLLLLAISVDRLLALRVTRALKQRSLASAAHRAAAPESKEGRS; encoded by the coding sequence ATGACCGTCCTCACCCAGTCCCCGGCCAGGCCGGAGTCGGGCGGACCGCCGGGCGGCGGGCGCCGCCTCGTCGACATGGTGCTGCGCGCCCGCGAGCTGAGCATCCTCGGCGCGCTCGTCGTCCTCGTCGTGGGCACCACCATCGCCAACCCGCGGTTCATGTCCGGCCAGGGCATGAAGGACATCTTCCTCAACGCCTCGATCCTGGTGCTGCTCGCCGTCGGGCAGAGCATGGTCGTCGTCACCCGCAACATCGATCTGTCGGTCGGGTCCGTCGTCGGGCTCGTCGCGTTCAGCGCCGGGAGGTTCGCCTCCGGCGGGGACCGCAACGTCGTGCTGGTCGTGCTGGTGGGCGTCGGGATCGGCCTGGTCTGCGGGCTCGTGAACGGGCTGCTCGTCAGCTTCTGCCGCGTGCCGGCCCTCGTCGTCACCCTCGGCACGCTGTACGTGATCCAGGGGCTGGACTACCGCATCGCGCACGGTGACCAGATCGGCGCCGCGGACCTGCCGTCCTCGCTGCTGAGCCTCGGCAACGACGGGATCCTCGGCGTCCCCTACCTGCCGATCATCACCGTGGTGGTGATGCTGGCGGTCGGCTACTACCTGCGCTCCTACTCCTCCGGGCGCGAGTACTACGCGATCGGGTCCAGCCCGGAGGCCGCGATGCTCGCCGGCGTGCCGATCCGCCGCCGCGTCCTCACCGCCTACCTGGTCAGCGGCGCCCTCGCCGGGCTCGCCGGGGTGCTGTGGCTCGCCCGGTTCGGCACCGTCGTCGCCGACGCCGCGAACGGCTGGGAGCTGAAGGTCGTCAGCGCCGTCGTCGTCGGCGGCGTCGCCATCACCGGCGGCGTCGGCACCGTGTACGGGGCGGCGCTCGGCGCGCTGCTGCTCACCACCATCGGCAGCGTGCTGGTGGTGCTCAAGGTCAACTCGTTCTGGCAGGACGCGATCACCGGCGTCCTGCTGCTGCTGGCCATCAGCGTCGACCGGCTGCTGGCGCTGCGGGTCACCCGGGCGCTGAAACAGCGGTCCCTGGCGTCGGCCGCGCACCGCGCCGCCGCGCCGGAGAGCAAGGAGGGACGGTCATGA
- a CDS encoding sugar ABC transporter ATP-binding protein, producing MSAPGRSAPPTLALVNVSKSFGAVRALQGVTLELHAGEVHALAGENGAGKSTVVKTFAGVHRPDAGEVRVDGEPVAFHGPADAQAAGVAVIYQEPTLFPDLSVAENIFMGRQPRGALGRIDRRAMHAETARLFERLGVALDPQQPARGLSIADQQVVEIAKAISRDARVLIMDEPTAALTGQEVARLFAVTRNLQEHGCAVLFISHRLEEIFELCRRVTTLRDGAYVGTDMVAGITPDDLVRRMVGRDLDALYPKQDVTPGEVALKVSRLTREGAFTDVSFEVRRGEIVALAGLVGAGRSEVARAVFGVDRWDAGTVEVGGRALPAGSPTAAMSAGLALVPEDRRQQGLVMDMSIERNMGLTQLRTLRRETGRGGLISRKVERDRAADWGLRLQLKYARLSDAVGVLSGGNQQKVVLAKWLATEPAVLIVDEPTRGIDVGTKAEVHRLLSELAAQDLAVLMISSDLPEVLGMADRVLVMHEGRLTAEIARADATEESVMAAATGRPGTGKAA from the coding sequence ATGAGTGCACCGGGCCGCTCGGCGCCGCCGACATTGGCACTGGTCAACGTGAGTAAGTCGTTCGGCGCGGTCCGCGCGCTGCAGGGGGTCACCCTGGAGCTCCACGCGGGCGAGGTGCACGCCCTTGCGGGCGAGAACGGCGCCGGCAAGTCCACAGTGGTAAAAACGTTCGCAGGCGTGCACCGCCCCGACGCGGGCGAGGTGCGGGTGGACGGAGAGCCGGTGGCCTTCCACGGCCCCGCCGACGCGCAGGCCGCCGGCGTCGCGGTCATCTACCAGGAGCCCACGCTGTTCCCCGACCTGTCGGTCGCCGAGAACATCTTCATGGGCCGGCAGCCGCGCGGGGCGCTCGGCCGCATCGACCGCCGCGCCATGCACGCCGAGACGGCGCGGCTGTTCGAGCGGCTCGGCGTCGCGCTGGACCCGCAGCAGCCCGCCCGCGGGCTGTCGATCGCCGACCAGCAGGTCGTCGAGATCGCCAAGGCCATCTCCCGGGACGCGCGGGTGCTGATCATGGACGAGCCGACCGCGGCCCTCACCGGCCAGGAGGTCGCGCGCCTGTTCGCCGTCACCCGCAACCTCCAGGAGCACGGCTGCGCGGTGCTGTTCATCTCGCACCGGCTCGAGGAGATCTTCGAGCTGTGCCGGCGGGTGACGACGCTGCGCGACGGCGCCTACGTCGGCACCGACATGGTCGCCGGCATCACCCCCGACGACCTCGTCCGCCGGATGGTCGGCCGCGACCTCGACGCGCTCTACCCCAAGCAGGACGTGACGCCCGGCGAGGTCGCGCTGAAGGTGAGCCGGCTGACCCGCGAGGGCGCCTTCACCGACGTCTCCTTCGAGGTCCGCCGCGGCGAGATCGTCGCGCTGGCCGGGCTGGTCGGCGCCGGCCGCAGCGAGGTCGCCCGCGCCGTCTTCGGCGTGGACCGCTGGGACGCCGGGACCGTCGAGGTCGGCGGGCGCGCGCTTCCGGCGGGCAGCCCCACGGCCGCGATGTCGGCCGGGCTGGCCCTCGTCCCCGAGGACCGCCGCCAGCAGGGCCTGGTCATGGACATGTCGATCGAGCGGAACATGGGTCTCACCCAGCTGCGGACGCTGCGCCGCGAGACCGGGCGCGGGGGCCTGATCTCCCGGAAGGTGGAGCGGGACCGCGCCGCCGACTGGGGCCTGCGCCTCCAGTTGAAGTACGCCCGGCTCAGCGACGCCGTCGGCGTCCTGTCGGGCGGCAACCAGCAGAAGGTCGTGCTCGCCAAGTGGCTGGCCACCGAGCCGGCCGTGCTGATCGTGGACGAGCCGACCCGCGGCATCGACGTCGGCACCAAGGCCGAGGTGCACCGGCTCCTGTCGGAGCTGGCCGCGCAGGACCTGGCGGTACTGATGATCTCCTCCGACCTGCCGGAGGTGCTCGGCATGGCCGACCGCGTGCTCGTCATGCACGAGGGCCGGCTCACCGCCGAGATCGCCCGCGCGGACGCGACCGAGGAGAGCGTGATGGCCGCCGCGACCGGCCGCCCCGGAACCGGAAAGGCGGCCTGA
- a CDS encoding LacI family DNA-binding transcriptional regulator: MGADETGRSAPPGRTVGIKQVAAHAGVSPGTVSNVLNRPERVAEATRARVEQAIRDLGFVRNGSASTLRAGHSSTIGLMVLDLANPFFTDVARGVEDIASERGYSVILSSSGESDERERRNLRVFAEQRVRGVLLTPVGDDGEATDRLRERGVPVVLLDHPTPRANQCSVAVDDVAGGELAAAELLDAGARTLALVTGPTVLRQCADRRKGALRAVRAAGLGRDAMREVAVGAMNARAGQEAARRLLEAGPPLPDAIFCANDLLALGVLRVLLQAGIKVPDDVALIGYDDIEFSAAAAVPLSSVRQPTYQLGRIATELLLEECDETGGHAHQQVMFQPELVVRESSRSALGGPALGRHAL, translated from the coding sequence TTGGGCGCAGACGAGACCGGCCGCTCCGCGCCGCCGGGCCGGACGGTCGGCATCAAGCAGGTCGCGGCGCACGCCGGCGTCTCGCCGGGCACCGTGTCCAACGTGCTCAACCGGCCCGAGCGCGTCGCCGAGGCCACCCGCGCCCGCGTCGAGCAGGCGATCCGCGATCTCGGCTTCGTCCGCAACGGCTCGGCGTCCACGCTGCGCGCCGGCCACAGCAGCACGATCGGGCTGATGGTCCTCGACCTCGCCAACCCGTTCTTCACCGACGTGGCGCGCGGCGTGGAGGACATCGCGAGCGAGCGCGGCTACTCGGTGATCCTGTCCTCCTCGGGCGAGTCGGACGAGCGGGAGCGGCGCAACCTGCGGGTGTTCGCCGAGCAGCGCGTCCGGGGGGTCCTGCTGACCCCGGTCGGCGACGACGGCGAGGCCACCGACCGGCTGCGCGAGCGGGGCGTCCCGGTGGTGCTGCTCGACCACCCGACGCCCCGCGCCAACCAGTGCTCGGTCGCCGTTGACGACGTCGCGGGCGGCGAGCTCGCGGCCGCCGAGCTGCTGGACGCGGGGGCCCGGACGCTGGCGCTGGTCACCGGGCCGACTGTGCTGCGCCAGTGCGCCGACCGGCGCAAGGGCGCGCTGCGGGCGGTGCGCGCCGCCGGGCTCGGCCGCGACGCGATGCGCGAGGTCGCCGTCGGGGCGATGAACGCCCGGGCCGGGCAGGAGGCGGCCCGGCGGCTGCTGGAGGCCGGCCCGCCGCTGCCGGACGCGATCTTCTGCGCGAACGACCTGCTCGCGCTCGGCGTGCTGCGCGTCCTGCTGCAGGCCGGGATCAAGGTGCCGGATGACGTCGCGCTGATCGGGTACGACGACATCGAGTTCTCGGCCGCGGCCGCCGTCCCGCTCAGCTCGGTGCGGCAGCCCACCTACCAGCTCGGCCGGATCGCGACCGAGCTGCTGCTGGAGGAGTGCGACGAGACGGGCGGGCACGCCCACCAGCAGGTGATGTTCCAGCCCGAGCTGGTCGTCCGCGAGTCCAGCCGCTCCGCGTTGGGCGGCCCCGCCCTCGGGAGGCACGCACTGTGA
- a CDS encoding (Fe-S)-binding protein produces MRVALFLTCVNDTLFPGTGKAVVRLLRRLGHDVEFPESQTCCGQMHLNTGYRRQALPLVKGFAETFEPYDAVVTPSASCGAMIRDWHPRLAPRAAGVASRVYELTEFLVDVLGVTDVGAYYPHRVTYHPTCHSLRMLHVGDRPLRLLREVRGIDLVELPDAAECCGFGGTFALKNAEVSAAMCADKVTAVRETGAETLCAADNSCLMHIGGALTRTRAGVRTVHLAEILASTEEEPA; encoded by the coding sequence GTGAGAGTTGCGCTGTTCCTCACCTGCGTCAACGACACGCTGTTTCCGGGGACGGGCAAGGCGGTGGTGCGGCTGCTGCGGCGCCTCGGCCACGACGTCGAGTTCCCCGAGTCGCAGACCTGCTGCGGGCAGATGCACCTCAACACCGGCTACCGGCGGCAGGCACTGCCCCTGGTGAAGGGGTTCGCGGAGACGTTCGAGCCCTACGACGCGGTCGTGACGCCGTCCGCGTCCTGCGGGGCGATGATCCGCGACTGGCACCCCCGGCTGGCGCCGCGCGCCGCCGGGGTCGCCTCCCGCGTGTACGAGCTGACGGAGTTCCTGGTGGACGTCCTCGGCGTCACCGACGTCGGCGCCTACTACCCGCACCGCGTCACCTACCACCCGACGTGCCACTCGCTGCGGATGCTGCACGTCGGCGACCGCCCGCTGCGGCTGCTGCGCGAGGTCCGCGGCATCGACCTGGTCGAGCTCCCGGACGCGGCCGAGTGCTGCGGGTTCGGCGGGACGTTCGCGCTGAAGAACGCCGAGGTGTCGGCCGCGATGTGCGCGGACAAGGTCACCGCCGTCCGGGAGACCGGGGCCGAGACGCTGTGCGCGGCGGACAACTCCTGCCTGATGCACATCGGCGGCGCCCTCACCCGCACCCGCGCCGGAGTGCGGACCGTCCACCTGGCCGAGATCCTCGCCTCGACGGAGGAGGAGCCCGCATGA
- a CDS encoding LutB/LldF family L-lactate oxidation iron-sulfur protein yields the protein MTSPAMPTYLGMPSFPDAARRAVADPRLRGNLAHATTTIRGRRAAAVAELDDWPALREAGKQIKDHVLANLGHYLRLLEEKVTEAGGTVHWARDAAEANRIVADLVKATGETEVVKVKSMATQEIGLNEFLAEEGITAYETDLAELIVQLGDDRPSHILVPAIHRNRSDIRDIFLRAMEDAPEGLTDAPAELAEAARRHLRAKFLSAKVGVSGVNFAVADTGTLVVLESEGNGRMCLTLPETLISVMGVEKIVPSWRDLEVFLQLLPRSSTAERMNPYTSAWTGVSPGDGPREFHLVLLDNGRTATLADEVGRQALRCIRCSACLNVCPVYQRAGGHAYGSPYPGPIGAILSPQIRGIGSEVDASLPYASTLCGACFEACPVAIDIPEVLVHLRARAVEKGPRHPLERVAMTAAGWTLRSPTRLALAQRAASASRRVVARGGRIRRLPGPLGAWTETRDAPAPPPESFRAWWARTGGGHEEGER from the coding sequence ATGACCTCGCCCGCGATGCCGACCTATCTCGGAATGCCGTCGTTCCCGGACGCCGCGCGCCGCGCGGTGGCGGACCCGCGGCTGCGCGGGAACCTCGCGCACGCCACCACCACGATCCGGGGGCGCCGCGCCGCCGCGGTGGCCGAGCTGGACGACTGGCCCGCGCTCCGCGAGGCGGGCAAGCAGATCAAGGACCACGTCCTGGCGAACCTCGGCCACTACCTGCGGCTGCTGGAGGAGAAGGTCACCGAGGCCGGCGGGACGGTGCACTGGGCCCGCGACGCGGCCGAGGCGAACCGGATCGTCGCGGACCTGGTGAAGGCGACCGGCGAGACCGAGGTCGTCAAGGTCAAGTCGATGGCGACGCAGGAGATCGGCCTCAACGAGTTCCTCGCCGAGGAGGGGATCACCGCCTACGAGACCGACCTGGCGGAGCTGATCGTCCAGCTCGGGGACGACCGGCCGTCGCACATCCTCGTCCCGGCCATCCACCGCAACCGCTCCGACATCCGCGACATCTTCCTGCGCGCGATGGAGGACGCGCCGGAGGGGCTGACCGACGCGCCCGCCGAGCTGGCCGAGGCGGCCCGGCGGCACCTGCGCGCCAAGTTCCTGTCGGCGAAGGTCGGGGTGTCGGGCGTGAACTTCGCCGTGGCCGACACCGGCACGCTCGTCGTGCTGGAGTCGGAGGGCAACGGCCGGATGTGCCTGACGCTCCCCGAGACGCTCATCTCGGTGATGGGCGTGGAGAAGATCGTGCCGAGCTGGCGGGACCTGGAGGTGTTCCTTCAGCTGCTGCCCCGCTCGTCCACCGCCGAGCGGATGAACCCCTACACCTCGGCCTGGACGGGCGTGTCCCCCGGCGACGGCCCGCGCGAGTTCCACCTCGTCCTGCTGGACAACGGCCGCACCGCCACCCTGGCCGACGAGGTGGGCCGGCAGGCGCTGCGCTGCATCCGCTGCTCGGCGTGCCTGAACGTGTGCCCGGTCTACCAGCGCGCGGGCGGCCACGCCTACGGCTCGCCCTACCCCGGCCCGATCGGCGCGATCCTGTCCCCGCAGATCAGGGGCATCGGGTCGGAGGTGGACGCGTCGCTGCCGTACGCGTCGACGCTGTGCGGGGCCTGCTTCGAGGCGTGCCCGGTCGCCATCGACATCCCGGAGGTGCTCGTGCACCTGCGGGCCCGCGCCGTGGAGAAGGGGCCCCGCCATCCGCTGGAGCGGGTGGCGATGACGGCGGCCGGGTGGACGCTGCGCTCCCCCACCCGGCTCGCGCTCGCGCAGCGCGCCGCGTCCGCGAGCCGCCGCGTCGTGGCGCGCGGCGGCCGGATCCGGCGGCTGCCCGGGCCGCTGGGCGCCTGGACCGAGACGCGGGACGCGCCCGCGCCGCCGCCCGAGTCGTTCCGCGCCTGGTGGGCCCGGACCGGCGGCGGGCACGAGGAGGGGGAACGGTGA
- a CDS encoding LutC/YkgG family protein — protein sequence MNAREEILRRIERAAPARPAAEVAASYERIDRGYLRRHHEDAILDLFAERVADYRATVLRAAASEVASTVAERLAARPGTYGVPSGLPEEWTSATGAALVRDPSVASLDGLAGAVTACAAAVAETGTIVLDHGAAQGPRALSLVPDYHLIVVHAGQVAADVPEALERLDPRRPLTFVSGPSATSDIELSRVEGVHGPRTLEVLILT from the coding sequence GTGAACGCGCGCGAGGAGATCCTGCGCCGGATCGAGCGGGCCGCGCCCGCCCGCCCCGCCGCCGAGGTCGCGGCCTCCTACGAAAGGATCGACCGCGGCTACCTGCGCCGCCACCACGAGGACGCGATCCTCGACCTGTTCGCGGAACGGGTCGCCGACTACCGCGCGACCGTCCTGCGCGCCGCCGCGTCCGAGGTCGCCTCGACCGTCGCCGAACGGCTCGCGGCCCGTCCCGGCACCTACGGCGTCCCCTCCGGCCTCCCGGAGGAGTGGACGTCCGCGACCGGCGCGGCGCTCGTGCGCGACCCGTCGGTCGCCTCCCTCGACGGTCTCGCCGGGGCGGTCACCGCCTGCGCGGCCGCGGTCGCGGAGACGGGCACGATCGTGCTGGACCACGGCGCCGCCCAGGGGCCGCGCGCCCTGTCGCTCGTGCCCGACTACCACCTGATCGTCGTCCACGCCGGCCAGGTCGCCGCCGATGTGCCGGAGGCGCTCGAACGGCTCGATCCGCGGCGCCCGCTGACGTTCGTGTCGGGCCCGTCCGCGACCAGCGACATCGAGCTGTCGCGTGTGGAGGGCGTGCACGGGCCCAGGACTCTGGAGGTGCTGATCCTCACATGA
- a CDS encoding rhamnulokinase: MSEAMFAAVDLGASSGRVMAGRVGPGTLALEEIRRFPNRPVRVNGTLHWDILGLYGNVLDGLRSAPRGLSSVGIDSWAVDYGLLDAGGALLGNPVHYRDARTDGVMDRVRAELGEDVLYQSSGLQFLPFNTIYQLAADDLSRAATLLLIPDLLAYWLTGEIGAERTNASTTGLLDVRGGTWSADLVARLGLPARIFPPLHDPGADIGTLRADVGAETGHGALRVTAVGSHDTASAVAAVPAATDRFAYISCGTWSLVGVELDAPVLTEESRKANFTNEGGVDGTVRYLRNVMGLWLLQESLRTWGEADLPALLAAAAEVPGLRCLIDPDDPEFLPPGDMPARIAAHCRRRGLPEPSTRAETVRCILDSLALAHRATLRQAARLSGREIDVVHLVGGGSRNDLLCRLTADASGLPVVAGPVEATALGNVLAQARAHGAVADLGESRALVAATQDLRRYTPSGDEARWSEAARRIGLDG; this comes from the coding sequence ATGAGCGAAGCGATGTTCGCGGCCGTCGATCTCGGGGCGTCCAGCGGGCGGGTGATGGCCGGGCGCGTCGGGCCGGGCACCCTCGCCCTGGAGGAGATCCGCCGCTTCCCCAACCGTCCCGTCCGGGTCAACGGCACCCTGCACTGGGACATCCTCGGCCTCTACGGCAACGTCCTGGACGGGCTGCGCTCCGCCCCGCGCGGCCTGTCCTCGGTCGGCATCGACTCCTGGGCGGTCGACTACGGGCTGCTGGACGCCGGCGGCGCCCTGCTCGGCAACCCCGTCCACTACCGCGACGCCCGCACCGACGGCGTGATGGACCGGGTCCGCGCCGAACTGGGCGAGGACGTCCTCTACCAGTCCTCGGGCCTGCAGTTCCTCCCGTTCAACACGATCTACCAGCTCGCGGCCGACGACCTGTCCCGGGCCGCGACGCTCCTGCTGATCCCCGACCTGCTGGCCTACTGGCTCACCGGGGAGATCGGCGCCGAGCGCACCAACGCCTCCACCACCGGGCTGCTGGACGTCCGCGGCGGCACCTGGTCGGCGGACCTCGTCGCCCGGCTGGGCCTTCCCGCGCGGATCTTCCCGCCGCTGCACGACCCCGGCGCGGACATCGGGACCCTCCGCGCGGACGTGGGGGCCGAGACCGGCCACGGCGCCCTGCGCGTCACGGCCGTCGGCTCGCACGACACGGCCTCCGCCGTCGCCGCCGTCCCCGCCGCCACGGACCGCTTCGCCTACATCTCCTGCGGTACGTGGTCGCTGGTCGGCGTGGAACTCGACGCCCCCGTGCTGACCGAGGAGAGCCGCAAGGCCAACTTCACCAACGAGGGCGGCGTCGACGGGACCGTCCGCTACCTGCGCAACGTGATGGGCCTGTGGCTTCTCCAGGAGTCCCTGCGGACCTGGGGCGAGGCGGACCTGCCGGCCCTGCTCGCCGCGGCCGCGGAAGTGCCCGGCCTGCGCTGCCTCATCGACCCCGACGACCCCGAGTTCCTGCCGCCCGGCGACATGCCGGCCCGCATCGCCGCGCACTGCCGCCGCCGGGGGCTGCCCGAGCCGTCCACCCGCGCCGAAACCGTGCGCTGCATCCTCGACAGCCTCGCCCTCGCGCACCGCGCCACGCTCCGCCAGGCGGCGCGGCTGTCGGGACGGGAGATCGACGTCGTCCACCTGGTGGGCGGCGGCAGCCGCAACGACCTGCTGTGCCGGCTGACCGCCGACGCCAGCGGGCTGCCGGTGGTGGCCGGGCCCGTCGAGGCGACCGCCCTCGGCAACGTCCTGGCGCAGGCCCGCGCGCACGGCGCCGTCGCGGACCTGGGCGAGTCCCGCGCCCTGGTCGCCGCCACGCAGGACCTCCGCCGCTACACCCCGTCGGGCGACGAGGCCCGCTGGAGCGAGGCCGCACGGCGGATCGGCCTGGACGGCTGA